The genomic stretch ATCAAGAATCGCTCGGGCAATGCGCCTTCCCACAGCGGTGCGGTTGCTTACATGGATGAGGCGGTGGCGTTGGTGCGAGCGGGAGGCTTTCGTCGGGTGCGACTGCGTGGGGATACCGACTTTTCGCTGACGGCGAACTTCGATCGCTGGACCGAGGACGCAGTGGAGTTCGTTTTCGGTATGGACGCGCAGCGCAATGTGGTCGAGCTCGCCGATGGCTTGTCGGAGAAGGATTTTAGGCCCTTGGTGCGCTGGGCTGCTGCCCCGGCGACGCGCCCGCGCCAACGGCCGGAGAACATCAAAGAGATCATTGTCCACGAACGCGGTTACCAGAAGCTGATCCTGGAAGAAGAACACGTGGCAGAGGTCGCCTACCGACCGAGCAAGTGCAAGCGTTCGTACCGCCTGATCATCGTGCGCAAGAAGGTCCGGGTTGAACAGGGACAACAGCGCCTGTTCGATCAGACTCGTTACCTGTTCTACATCACCAACGTGCACGACGACGTGCTCGCGCCCGCGCAGGTCGTCTTCGAAGCGAATGATCGATGCGCCCAAGAGAACATCATCGAGCAACTCAAGAACGGAGTGCAGGCCTTTCGGATGCCCTCGGACGCTCTGCTGTCGAACTGGGCCTATGCGGTGATTGCCACGCTGGCGTGGAACTTGAGGATCTGGATGTCGATCCTGTTGCCCAAGCGCTTGGCGGGACAGCTGCGCCGCATGGAGCATCGACGTTTTCTGCACAGCGTGATGCTGGTGCCGTGTCAGGTGGTGCGAACAGCGCGCCAGATGGTTTTGCGCATCTTGACCTACAGCCCCTGGGCTGAGCTGCTGACGAGCGGAACAGATTATTTTCATCGATGGCGAACTGCTTGAACGAAGCGATCCGGCCTTCACGCAGCGACGACAAGCGCAGCGTCGAGAGGACTGCGCCCGAATGTCGACAATCGTGACCACAGCGCTTGGTAGAGCGACGATTTTTCCGTGGTCGCCGTCATCAGCTACGCGTGCGGCCCACTTCTGTCCCGTCCCACGATCAAATTTTCGCGTCCGCAGCATGGAACTTATCCACAAGCGCTTGTTTTGGGGCTAGTGCGCTCAAGTGAGGACATTGTGCCGCAGTGGACGAGGTCGCTGCCGAGAAAGCGGTGTCCTTTCGGCAAGCGTGCATGCCCGCCTGGCCGGCGCTGACTACACTGCGGAGCGGTCGCCACGGGAGGGCGACGGCTCATGCAGAAGCAGAGGTGCGAGGGCGAGGAAGCGGCGCGGGTGGCCGGGCTGCGACGGCGGATCGAGCGCTGGCGCGAGACGCGGGTGAAACGGACACGGATGCCCGAGGAGTTGTGGGCGGCGGCCGCTGCGCTGGCGCGGACGCACGGCGTGTCGCGCGTCGCCCGGACGCTGGGCGTCGGGTACGAGACGCTCAAGGAGCGGGTGGGCGGCGCGGGAGAGCCGGGCATGGCAGCGGGAGGGCCGGCGGAGTTCGTCGCCATCGACGGCGCGACGCTGCTGGGCGGTGGCGCGCCGACCGTGGTCGAGGTGACGGACCGTAGCGGGCGCCGGTTGGTGGTCCGCCTGAGCGGGGCAGTGGACGTCCCGGCCGTGGTGGCGGCGTTTGTGGGGCCGCCGGCATGATCCAGATCGCGCCGCAGATGCGCGTGCTGGTGGGCGTCGAGCCGGTGGACTTTCGCGCCGGGATCGATGGGCTGGCGGCGCGCTGCCGCACGGTGTTGGCCGCGGATCCGTTTTCGGGCGCTGCCTTCGTGTTTCGGAACCGGCGGCGCACCGCGATCAAAATCCTGGTGTACGACGGCCAGGGGTTCTGGCTGTGTCACAAGCGGTTCTCCAGCTCGCGGTTCACCTACTGGCCGGCCGCGCGGGAGCTGGAGGTGCACGAGCTGGCGGTGCTGCTGCGCGGCGGCGATCCGCGTGGCACGGGGGCGGTGGCCGTGTGGCGGCGCGTCAGCGGCGGTGAGTGACGGGGGGCGGCTTGCGTTCCATCGCGGACTCTGGTACGCGGTGGCGGCATGGACGAGGTCGTCTTCGCGTACCGCGGGCGCCGGGTCACCGCCGGCGATCTGGAGACGATCCGCGCGCTGATCGCTGCGCATCCGCAGGCGACCCGGCGCGCCCTCTCGCAGCACCTCTGTGCCGCGTGGCAGTGGGTGCAGCCCAACGGCCGGCCGCGCGACATGGTGTGCCGGGGGCTGATGCTCGGCCTGCACCGCGCGGGGCTGATCGCGCTGCCGGCGCCCCACCACCGACCGCCCAATCCGCTGGCCCACCGCGTGCGGCCCACGCCGACGGCGATCGACCGGACGCCGGTACGGTGTGCGCTCGCGGACCTGGGCCCGCTGGCCTTCGTGCCGGTGCGCCGCACCGAGCGGGAACGCCTGTTCAACGCGCTGCTCGACGCGCACCACCCCCTCGGCTACACGCAGCCGGTCGGCGAGCACCTGAAGTATCTGGTGTGCGCCGGCAAGCAGCCGCTGGCCCTGTTCGCGTGGAGCTCGGCGCCGCGCCACCTCGCCCCCCGCGACCGCTTCCTCGGCTGGTCGATGGCCGCGCGCCGCGCAAACATCCGGGGGGTCGCCTACAATACCCGCTTCCTGATCCTGCCGTGGGTGGAGGTGCGGTACCTGGCCAGTCATCTGCTCGGCGGCATGATGCGCCGGCTCTCGGCGGACTGGCAGCAGCACTACGGGCACCCGATCTACTTTGCCGAGACCTTCGTCGATCCCGCGCGCTATGCGGGCACCTGTTACCGGGCGGCGAACTGGGTCCGGCTCGGGCGCACCACCGGGCGGGGCAAGGACGATCGGACGCATCACGCCACGCGCTCGCGCAAGGAGGTGCTCGGGTACGTGCTGCATCCGCGCTTTCGCGAACGGCTGGCGGCGGAGCGATGACAGTCGTGCGGCGCGATCTGGATCTGGGCGAGCTCACGGCCATCGTCGCGCGGGCGCGGCTCAGCGCCGCGGAGCGCGAAAAGCTCCAGGGGGCGCTCGACACGCTCGCGTTTCTCACGGACGAAATCGGCAGCAAGGGGGCCAGTATCCTGCGGCTGCGCCGGATGCTGTTCGGCGCCCGCACGGAGAAGACCGCCACGGTCTGTCCCGATCCGCCCCGGGACGACCAGGCGGCGGCCGGGAGCGCGGCCGCCGACGGCGGCGCCGCGACGGACCCCGCGCGGCGGCGGCGCCCCGGACATGGCCGCAACGGTGCGGAGTCGTTCACGGGGGCGGTCAAGGTCTGCGTGGTGCACGGCACGCTGCATCACGGGGATCGCTGCCCCGAGTGCGTGAAAGGGAAGCTCTACACCCAGCCGCAGCCGGCGGTGCTGGTGCGCATCCGGGGCATGGCGCCGCTGTCGGCCGTTCGCTACGAGCTCGAACGGCTGCGCTGCAATCTGTGCGGCGAGGTCTTCACGGCCGCCGCCCCCGCGGGGGTCGGCGAGCAGAAGTACGACGAGACGGCGACGGCGATGATTGCGCTGCTGAAGTACGCCTGCGGGCTGCCGTTCCACCGCCTCGAGAAGCTACAGCGCAATCTGGGCATCCCGCTGCCCGCGGCCACGCAGTGGGAGCTGGTGGCGGCCGCCGCCACCGGGCTGCGGGTGGTCTTCCACGAGCTCATCCGCCAGGCCGCGCAGGGCGAGATCGTGCACAACGACGACACCACCATGAAACTGCTCGCCTTCGGCCATTCGCCGTTCCCCGAAGACGAGCAACGCGCTGAGCGCACGGGGGTCTATACCACCGGCATTGTCTCCCGCACCGCGGCCCACGACATCGCCCTGTACTTCACCGGCAGACAGCACGCCGGCGAGAACCTGGCCCGCGTCCTCCAGGAGCGGGCCGCGGCGCTGCCGCCACCCATCCAGATGTGCGATGCGCTCTCCCACAACACCGCCGGGGAGTTCGACTCCATCGTCGCCAACTGCATGGCGCACGCCCGCCGCCAATTCGTAGAGGTCGCGCCGAGCTTTCCGGAGCAGTGCCGCACCGTGCTCGATACCCTGCGCGAGGTCTACCGCAACGACGCGCACGCTGGTGGCGAGCAGATGTCGGCCGAGCAGCGTCTGGCCTTTCATCAGCAGCACAGCGGGCCCCCGATGCGCGGGCTCTTGTGGTGGCTCCACGAGCAATTCGCCCTGCGCAAGGTCGAACCCAACTCCACGCTCGGCGGCGCCGTGACCTATATGATCAAGCACTGGCAGAAGCTCACGCGGTTCCTGGAGCAGGCCGGGGCGCCCCTCGACAACAATATCTGCGAACGCGCCCTGAAGAAGGCGATCCTGCATCGCAAGAATTCGCTCTTCTACAAGACCGAGACCGGCGCTGCCGTCGGCGACCTCTACATGAGCCTGACCTACACTGCCGAGCTCAACGGCGCCGACCCCTTCGACTACCTCGTCCAGCTCCAGCGCCACGCCGACGCACTCAAAGCCAACCCGGCCGCGTGGCTGCCGTGGAATTACCGGGACACGCTGGCGGCCTGCGCCAGCGGCGCGGATCCGCCCGCCTGAGCGTCGCCGGCGCGCGCTGGCGCGCCCGGCCTACCAGCCGGGGACGGAGAAATCTTCGCGCTACGCACGCTTGCCGAAAGGACACAGAAAGCGCTACGTCTCGTTCGTCGACGACGGGTACTGGTGAAAGGTCGTTACCCGTTATCAGAGAGCCGCCCGTTGCATCGGGCGGCTCTTTCTCATTCCCACTTTGAGCCGAGGGCTCCGGTGAACGTGGTATACTTCCATCAACCAGATCGTCCGCGTGATCGCCGGCGCTCGTGAATTCTGACCGCGGTTGCCCTCAGGCAGGGGGCTTGCGGGCACGGTCGGCTCGCTGTGGAGCCGATCGGGCTTTCCGTCGTCGCCACCACAGCCGGCGGCGGCAACCCCCGACTCAAACGAGGGGGTGAAAGTCCCGGCGATCGCGGCGCTGGTTTCAATCTCGGTGTGCGTCTTCGCCAGCCTGTCGACCGAAGCTTCAGCGAAGGTGGACGCGACTCGCGTCGATCCGTTGCTGCAGCCACTCCTGAACTTCGGCTTCGAGCCAGCCGACCGCTCGCCCACCCAGGTTCACCGGTTTGGGGAACGCGCCTTCGGCGATTCGAAAGTAGATCGTGCTCCGCGACAGGCCCGTGCGCGCCTTCACTTCCGGAAGTCTCAGTATCGTATGCGTCAT from Candidatus Binatia bacterium encodes the following:
- a CDS encoding IS1380 family transposase, coding for MRDRDAVVWKEQSLRLATRLHRDNLPGDCSQPMLAGSNVRYEISARIKAMPCGGIGLIHEMVRAIGLAESIDERVHVFKRHFPYHESDHVLNLAYNVLCGGTRLEDLERLRGNEAYLDTLGCERVPDPTTAGDFLRRFGEHQVMELMAATNAARVKVWKKLSKKDRALALIDVDGTIAPTTGECKEGMDISYKGIWGYAPLVITLANTEEVLFIKNRSGNAPSHSGAVAYMDEAVALVRAGGFRRVRLRGDTDFSLTANFDRWTEDAVEFVFGMDAQRNVVELADGLSEKDFRPLVRWAAAPATRPRQRPENIKEIIVHERGYQKLILEEEHVAEVAYRPSKCKRSYRLIIVRKKVRVEQGQQRLFDQTRYLFYITNVHDDVLAPAQVVFEANDRCAQENIIEQLKNGVQAFRMPSDALLSNWAYAVIATLAWNLRIWMSILLPKRLAGQLRRMEHRRFLHSVMLVPCQVVRTARQMVLRILTYSPWAELLTSGTDYFHRWRTA
- the tnpB gene encoding IS66 family insertion sequence element accessory protein TnpB (TnpB, as the term is used for proteins encoded by IS66 family insertion elements, is considered an accessory protein, since TnpC, encoded by a neighboring gene, is a DDE family transposase.), with product MIQIAPQMRVLVGVEPVDFRAGIDGLAARCRTVLAADPFSGAAFVFRNRRRTAIKILVYDGQGFWLCHKRFSSSRFTYWPAARELEVHELAVLLRGGDPRGTGAVAVWRRVSGGE
- a CDS encoding DUF4338 domain-containing protein; this encodes MDEVVFAYRGRRVTAGDLETIRALIAAHPQATRRALSQHLCAAWQWVQPNGRPRDMVCRGLMLGLHRAGLIALPAPHHRPPNPLAHRVRPTPTAIDRTPVRCALADLGPLAFVPVRRTERERLFNALLDAHHPLGYTQPVGEHLKYLVCAGKQPLALFAWSSAPRHLAPRDRFLGWSMAARRANIRGVAYNTRFLILPWVEVRYLASHLLGGMMRRLSADWQQHYGHPIYFAETFVDPARYAGTCYRAANWVRLGRTTGRGKDDRTHHATRSRKEVLGYVLHPRFRERLAAER
- a CDS encoding IS66 family transposase; the encoded protein is MTVVRRDLDLGELTAIVARARLSAAEREKLQGALDTLAFLTDEIGSKGASILRLRRMLFGARTEKTATVCPDPPRDDQAAAGSAAADGGAATDPARRRRPGHGRNGAESFTGAVKVCVVHGTLHHGDRCPECVKGKLYTQPQPAVLVRIRGMAPLSAVRYELERLRCNLCGEVFTAAAPAGVGEQKYDETATAMIALLKYACGLPFHRLEKLQRNLGIPLPAATQWELVAAAATGLRVVFHELIRQAAQGEIVHNDDTTMKLLAFGHSPFPEDEQRAERTGVYTTGIVSRTAAHDIALYFTGRQHAGENLARVLQERAAALPPPIQMCDALSHNTAGEFDSIVANCMAHARRQFVEVAPSFPEQCRTVLDTLREVYRNDAHAGGEQMSAEQRLAFHQQHSGPPMRGLLWWLHEQFALRKVEPNSTLGGAVTYMIKHWQKLTRFLEQAGAPLDNNICERALKKAILHRKNSLFYKTETGAAVGDLYMSLTYTAELNGADPFDYLVQLQRHADALKANPAAWLPWNYRDTLAACASGADPPA
- a CDS encoding AlpA family transcriptional regulator produces the protein MTHTILRLPEVKARTGLSRSTIYFRIAEGAFPKPVNLGGRAVGWLEAEVQEWLQQRIDASRVHLR